A region from the Brassica napus cultivar Da-Ae chromosome C8, Da-Ae, whole genome shotgun sequence genome encodes:
- the LOC111208944 gene encoding uncharacterized protein LOC111208944 → MVVLDYVENLNLDYVALNLSGDYYLQWALDTKINLRSKELGDAIIEGNNETDKNRYMAISIIRHHLIEGLKDQYLTMENPLDIWTALQRRYDHQKTIVSMMRLCGEEVSEKKLLDKTFSTFHSTNVLLQQHEMRPIGTTSLPEANEAEKKYPKECNHVHDDKRSHGKGRSRYKGRGRDNYSYGRQGNHNNCGRGSSYGHGRGSYCRGRGESLKNKNPEAHMVHDTGYDADDDSDLEKDDHLDFETSDCLKD, encoded by the exons ATGGTCGTTTTagatt atgtcgaaaatctcaaCCTAGACTATGttgcccttaatctctccggagactaCTATTTGCAATGGGCACTTGACACAAAGATTAACTTGAGGTCAAAGGAACTCGGTGATGCTATCATCGAGGGCAACAATGAGACAGATAAGAATCGGTACAtggctataagtattatacgccaCCATCTCATTGagggtctaaaagatcagtacctCACCATGGAGAATCCACTAGACATTTGGACCGCTTTACAGCGacgatatgatcaccagaaaacg ATAGTCTCAATgatgagactttgtggtgaggAAGTATCCGAGAAAAAGTTGCTTGATAAAACATTCTCCACGTTCCATTCGACGAACGTGTTGCTGCAACAGca tgagatgagacccaTCGGAACAACATCATTACCAGAAGCCAATGAGGCTGAAAAGAAATATCCCAAAGAGTGCAACCACGTCCATGATGATAAGAGATCACACGGCAAAGGCCGTAGTAGATACAAAGGACGTGGCCGTGACAACTACTCATATGGCCGgcaaggaaaccacaataactgtggtcgtggttccagctATGGTCATGGCCGAGGAAGTTATTGCCGTGGTCGAGGCg AGAGCcttaagaacaagaacccggaagCCCATATGGTTCATGATACCGGgtatgatgctgatgatgattcCGACCTTGAAAAGGACGACCACTTGgattttgagacttctgattgtctcaaagaCTAA
- the LOC106374736 gene encoding monothiol glutaredoxin-S4-like gives MKKLPKKISEKSVVIFSKNSCCMSHTIKTLFLDFGVSPTIYELDEINRGKEIEQPLAQLDCSPTVPVVFIGDQLVGGANKVMSLHLNRSLVPMLKRVGALWL, from the coding sequence ATGAAGAAGCTACCGAAGAAGATTTCCGAGAAGTCGGTAGTGATCTTTAGCAAGAACTCGTGCTGCATGTCTCACACAATCAAGACTCTCTTCTTAGATTTTGGCGTGAGCCCGACGATCTATGAGCTAGATGAGATCAAcagaggaaaggagatagaaCAACCACTGGCTCAGCTGGACTGCAGCCCCACCGTTCCGGTGGTGTTCATAGGAGATCAGCTCGTCGGTGGAGCCAATAAAGTCATGAGTCTTCATCTCAATCGCTCTCTCGTTCCGATGCTTAAACGCGTTGGGGCGTTGTGGCTTTGA